One segment of Leptolyngbya sp. CCY15150 DNA contains the following:
- a CDS encoding LamG domain-containing protein, with amino-acid sequence MPSIPATAMNSVQVNGPFWSADLQVLELADPQSNWAVRSLFLDLMPRSRLGQDQMLLPGTLILLGWARQVTLQPRDGISYTWSQQVTLPASLSPDLLRHHIGQGDLSLLLVQADADAWPAQFPRGANDDFFPPLTCLNGSIALDRGADETPNPQTIALYEALGLALPTAADHQQRRDRLAAGETQTRLLSNLSVHSSGLSIYGAIQLPWQPTAIALPLQVAQQRPDRQRFRLSLESDRLTQPERQALQTAWSSLSQALNPLNPLNPPLETPPAVPNWVTLEITNPQAVPSLIWDVAAWGDPPRLHLPADEMILLLSDQPPSSQTHPPTSLAQVVPQTVAVRLTDTDTLELSIEAAAEPDRPDADESTLTYSAMWETEPQVWQETIRLAKLTTAFDPVDVPRFLRSRLGQPRPTWQGEGSQTIDPPILWGFMPLEDGWAQLPILNLTEQIYLDSRVVRPQENQDTPPSALLQGAVSLGNHQPLLRANHRHEQPWNLTLTHSQSVSGRWRLTRSGDQDWTLEQVTLTLHQPQLTLNGLFWLSTGQPRVQDALPDWDDWVDGVRSHALKTVNPASDRFPSALVLSIEQLTLACRRTPDLPTSAQLQEWQFTYEVDERDRSWLQENGSTTRTSLFQRFIDLQVLPETTFQATLPLLWRRHATLPMVQALPLTQSQSPPNYPSASRQLIPYELPVVAHRPQQWTFGVTHAQGAAAWPQVQGAVSLAQEWRSLSDLPWVSLSLPGLVLQPQDPSTLVPTYHHDLPYTDQIQALAQLPVIPEDPEATSPLPDSEPPALPKPLTRDSFADHWQTLSTLASLAQGDGTIAFTADQDNVSVHGLVEPFDWPVDLSLDVATYPGRIELHNGLNLALTGEAALEGISGSFQLQDGELRGVTDEEIGEDLDENANLYQITAGSLAAHAEQGGFRDQRGWTRWATVQRDRLLRSPLTLQQAGQTVTYALTSSLDPLSLTVGSHTWQFWFRDVPLLADSQRFDRDRTRSPIAQELQSDINDPEARSQLYNALNGYEWRLGNSTSLAYLDLMGLHFYPLTLEVVQVDQDKVTGVEIIGRLQLPLSVPTGEIEDVSNAVRLSFTRSEDGLFLSDLSLEAPIRDGAADTPPEAPVSDGAADEPLESPVSDGTVDSPLAMAHWPLALTNGELSNAPMLTWSSIRLGERDGAPVIQLGDADTGEAGQVWLQFVLFEQLWSVPLGVVQLPTAPLTFTFPMPAEVTHLAPEWVRVELNLDNYEHQVVVQVEVQVGRQQVTVPQTAFLAKVQFDLLHDTQFWAASDFFFGDLEGSAESQIVVVRPGTLQFQWQGYRVPDSAEANLVQLLPGMHLQSSDQAPGYTALTFTAQPQTPSSDSRMQVSTLRLETAFMELVLFCQWGDFLQQTGVTQGSRSLLYASSAGDITVGYTARWEPDPDPETWEGTWVESLLLNGLLEIRNLLSWPLAMDLSAGDDPQTVLTLPATIQDGIPQPLDHLRHTAQILFNQHSLPTDMLRPGQDELLFELVEDRPWQFLAVVEHQIINVLPQSADLSSHRLEGDRRWTVTQMVQMGTPAQLRDALLAQSDRHTLDAGTGIRSLGQALGGTLGSDLRDHLAGDQAALDRLAPHTLLVDLSSPHWIRQTPLRTGNGTVLQFLPNGAQLAIPSNPQDYSGSDPHDPLWLLLTLPFLGRLQAQQRDFAPVAQSTLHIDPIVLLSQDPSHPLARLLASRGDQEPIDVAIASLDTAVGRTWPRLDPLSLEESWFRLQHPQREPIVDDLQSVMATRPEAAARLSRATALQQAVNVLRQTYPPQVSPEPPPNVPPSLLVIPQLDTSGLQVLYDFIPSSNSSIVQDKSGLSPALDLTIQDSDRVTWLQGGGLQLQAHTLIRSATVPQRLIDACRETDEITIEVWIILAPDQLVQAGQGPKRIVTLSVNQGVRYFSLGQGLTTGLPGAAYNVRLRTTGTDNNAVPGLTSPDKTAIAGLSQIVYTRDRQGQARLYINGVEQASVNLPGELFPQRAPGDSEFRLALGDELNGGRAWLGSYRRLALYNRALSRQNVQHRYQVGVERLRESSQQPTAWHITGLQLRSSKLWSQTDASHRYAAATQLPALLNLQGQANPLPVSLAVSPYLGLEFRPARGEYHPHLMSTELLCLSLDAQQLRPVANHLWDVLPNEAETLPTRILTWAQQTHLRLSPNSAIAILRYRVINRPDQENLEAAIAPLTATYRFQVVTDLSLPEQLTRRVFQLRSAVKYLRFRQGQFGGVAMPVEEVKPVDLAPPQVVGVQPIYLTERPDSSEPGTWPWGLSALRLSVHYTQDQAGMVGNLQPQATRWWQAPHYQTQFRSAVGSDRPAAGLPPYFRAQAIQSLLPNASQAIVPPIEIVPPIENKDAKDQPWQPVLPGSLRYILTGDRAGLFLTLRHHIIRQEPQTDSVLRSGSIPVQHRIPRPVPLPDNRHPDTALQTWAHYFQINQGATIRTTPSDNVFFAASINKDKLLIQPAQGLEMILESPWQGQIGVEWDGMVRFSIHNLGDVAAGITNWTINIQLNIGDRTLRYTALDISSGTYAPESPTDDQTPSLQDLLRDRKSGDRLVLEARVTPPDTRGTDASGMTGFHQVLSFPLRITDPDRIPLPLEPYFIQFEDPEYNRQLASSAGHATQELLISAAGQSESMSHSVQLSCDRTEYNPDSSLAIRYDWDDDGDGKATLSINWIRNGVPTPLQLKTMSLTDLAAKELIQFSLAELVYQEESDRPATLLPGNTLEFQLIVQDKGAIALLAPKPVVLTVEIVAQPVIPAPEAAYALLRQRHPSQVECVRFAWGAIPSRIELIRADDLRTEIVRRRAVFQWIDATRPAIPGAASTQYAVQKITQTGSTHLPSMGS; translated from the coding sequence ATGCCCTCTATCCCCGCCACTGCCATGAATTCCGTGCAGGTCAACGGCCCTTTTTGGTCGGCAGACCTGCAGGTGTTGGAGCTTGCCGATCCTCAAAGCAACTGGGCCGTGCGCTCGTTGTTTCTAGACCTGATGCCGCGATCGCGCTTGGGGCAAGACCAGATGCTGCTACCCGGCACCCTGATTCTCTTGGGCTGGGCCCGGCAGGTGACCCTCCAACCTCGGGACGGCATCTCCTATACCTGGTCGCAGCAGGTCACCCTACCCGCCAGCCTATCGCCCGATCTGCTGCGGCACCACATCGGTCAGGGAGATCTATCGCTGCTGCTGGTGCAGGCCGATGCCGATGCTTGGCCGGCGCAGTTTCCTCGGGGTGCCAATGATGATTTCTTTCCGCCCCTCACCTGTCTCAATGGCAGCATTGCCCTGGATCGCGGTGCGGACGAGACGCCCAATCCGCAAACCATCGCCCTCTATGAGGCCCTGGGGTTGGCACTGCCCACGGCGGCGGATCATCAACAGCGGCGCGATCGCCTGGCTGCCGGTGAAACCCAAACGCGGTTGCTCAGTAACCTCTCGGTTCACAGCAGCGGTCTGTCTATCTATGGTGCTATTCAGCTACCGTGGCAACCGACGGCGATCGCCCTCCCCCTACAGGTAGCCCAGCAACGGCCCGACCGGCAGCGTTTTCGTCTCAGCCTAGAGAGCGATCGCCTCACCCAGCCAGAGCGCCAGGCCCTGCAAACCGCTTGGAGCAGCCTTAGTCAAGCGCTGAATCCCCTCAACCCCCTCAATCCTCCCCTAGAGACCCCGCCCGCCGTCCCCAACTGGGTCACCCTAGAAATCACCAATCCCCAAGCCGTACCCAGCCTTATTTGGGACGTGGCGGCCTGGGGAGATCCGCCGAGGCTACACCTGCCGGCCGATGAAATGATTCTGCTGCTGAGCGATCAGCCCCCCAGCAGCCAAACCCATCCCCCCACCTCCCTGGCCCAGGTGGTACCCCAGACTGTGGCGGTGCGGCTTACGGATACGGACACCTTAGAACTGAGCATTGAGGCAGCGGCAGAGCCCGATCGCCCAGATGCGGATGAGTCTACCCTGACCTACAGCGCTATGTGGGAGACCGAGCCTCAAGTCTGGCAGGAAACTATCCGCCTAGCCAAATTGACCACCGCCTTCGATCCGGTGGATGTGCCTCGGTTTTTGCGATCGCGTCTGGGACAACCGCGGCCCACATGGCAGGGAGAAGGCAGCCAAACTATTGATCCACCCATTCTCTGGGGCTTCATGCCCTTGGAAGATGGCTGGGCCCAACTGCCCATTCTCAACCTCACCGAGCAGATTTATCTCGACAGTCGAGTCGTCCGACCTCAGGAGAACCAGGACACTCCCCCATCCGCCCTGCTGCAAGGTGCCGTCTCCTTGGGCAACCATCAACCGCTGCTGCGGGCCAACCATCGCCATGAACAGCCCTGGAACCTGACCCTGACCCATAGCCAATCGGTGAGCGGTCGCTGGCGGCTGACGCGATCGGGTGACCAGGACTGGACGCTAGAGCAGGTGACCCTCACCCTCCATCAACCCCAACTCACCCTCAACGGCCTATTTTGGCTAAGCACCGGCCAACCACGGGTGCAGGATGCCCTGCCAGACTGGGATGATTGGGTGGATGGGGTGCGTTCCCATGCCTTGAAGACCGTGAATCCGGCCAGCGATCGCTTCCCATCGGCCCTGGTGTTATCCATCGAGCAGCTCACCCTGGCCTGCCGCCGGACGCCAGACCTGCCCACCTCCGCCCAGCTTCAGGAGTGGCAGTTTACCTACGAAGTTGATGAGCGCGATCGCTCTTGGCTTCAGGAGAACGGATCGACGACGCGAACCAGTCTGTTCCAGCGGTTCATCGATCTGCAGGTGCTGCCCGAAACCACCTTCCAGGCCACCCTACCCCTGCTGTGGCGACGCCATGCCACCCTGCCCATGGTGCAGGCCCTACCCCTCACCCAGAGTCAATCGCCGCCCAACTATCCCAGCGCCAGCCGCCAACTGATTCCCTACGAACTCCCCGTAGTCGCCCATCGTCCCCAGCAATGGACCTTTGGCGTTACCCATGCCCAAGGAGCTGCGGCCTGGCCCCAGGTGCAAGGCGCGGTGTCCCTTGCTCAGGAATGGCGATCGCTATCAGACCTGCCCTGGGTGTCGCTGTCCCTACCGGGTTTGGTGCTGCAACCCCAGGATCCCAGCACCTTGGTACCCACCTATCACCATGATTTGCCCTACACCGATCAAATCCAGGCCCTAGCCCAACTACCGGTCATCCCTGAGGATCCAGAGGCCACCTCGCCCCTCCCCGATAGCGAACCACCGGCCTTACCCAAGCCCCTGACCCGAGACAGCTTCGCCGACCATTGGCAAACCCTCAGCACCCTAGCGAGTCTAGCCCAAGGGGATGGCACGATCGCCTTCACAGCGGATCAGGATAATGTCTCGGTGCATGGCTTAGTCGAGCCTTTTGATTGGCCCGTCGATCTCAGCCTTGATGTGGCAACCTATCCCGGTCGGATTGAGCTTCACAATGGTCTGAACCTAGCGTTAACCGGCGAGGCAGCGCTTGAAGGCATCTCTGGGAGCTTCCAACTCCAAGATGGGGAGTTACGGGGCGTGACCGATGAAGAGATAGGCGAGGATCTTGACGAGAATGCCAATCTCTACCAGATTACAGCCGGTAGCCTAGCGGCCCATGCAGAACAGGGCGGGTTCCGGGATCAGCGGGGCTGGACGCGCTGGGCTACGGTACAACGCGATCGCTTACTGCGATCGCCCCTCACCCTGCAGCAGGCCGGCCAAACAGTGACCTATGCCCTCACCTCCAGCCTCGATCCCCTATCGCTGACCGTTGGATCCCATACCTGGCAGTTTTGGTTTCGCGATGTGCCCTTGTTGGCCGATAGCCAGCGCTTTGATCGGGATAGGACGCGATCGCCCATTGCCCAGGAACTACAGTCGGATATTAATGATCCCGAGGCGCGATCGCAGCTCTACAATGCCCTGAATGGCTACGAATGGCGTTTGGGTAACTCAACATCTCTTGCTTATCTAGATCTCATGGGTCTGCATTTTTATCCTCTCACCCTAGAGGTAGTGCAGGTAGACCAGGATAAGGTTACAGGCGTGGAGATCATCGGTCGATTGCAACTGCCCTTGAGCGTTCCCACAGGGGAGATAGAGGATGTCAGTAATGCTGTGCGTCTGTCGTTTACTCGCTCTGAGGATGGTCTGTTCTTATCTGATCTGTCCTTGGAAGCACCGATACGTGATGGAGCGGCAGACACCCCCCCGGAAGCACCGGTATCTGATGGAGCGGCAGACGAACCCCTAGAATCACCGGTATCTGATGGAACGGTAGACAGCCCCCTAGCGATGGCCCACTGGCCGCTAGCCCTAACCAATGGAGAATTGAGCAATGCTCCGATGCTGACTTGGTCATCGATTCGGCTGGGTGAGCGGGATGGGGCACCGGTGATTCAACTAGGCGATGCGGATACGGGCGAAGCAGGTCAGGTGTGGCTGCAGTTTGTGCTCTTTGAGCAGCTTTGGTCGGTTCCTCTCGGCGTCGTTCAGTTGCCCACCGCTCCCCTCACCTTCACCTTTCCCATGCCCGCCGAAGTGACTCACCTAGCGCCGGAATGGGTGCGGGTAGAGTTGAATTTGGACAACTACGAGCATCAGGTAGTGGTGCAAGTTGAGGTACAGGTTGGTCGGCAGCAGGTCACGGTGCCCCAGACCGCATTTCTGGCCAAGGTGCAGTTTGATTTGTTGCACGATACCCAATTCTGGGCAGCCTCAGACTTTTTCTTTGGCGACCTTGAAGGATCGGCGGAAAGCCAAATCGTCGTGGTTCGACCAGGCACCCTGCAGTTTCAGTGGCAGGGCTATCGGGTGCCCGACTCTGCCGAGGCCAATTTGGTGCAGCTCCTGCCGGGGATGCATCTGCAAAGTTCTGACCAAGCCCCCGGCTATACGGCCCTCACCTTTACCGCTCAACCCCAGACACCTTCCTCAGACTCTCGGATGCAGGTGTCAACCCTGCGGCTAGAGACGGCCTTCATGGAGCTGGTGCTGTTCTGCCAGTGGGGCGACTTTTTGCAGCAGACCGGGGTAACCCAGGGATCGCGATCGCTCCTCTACGCGTCCTCAGCCGGGGATATCACCGTAGGCTACACGGCCCGATGGGAACCGGATCCGGATCCGGAAACGTGGGAAGGAACGTGGGTAGAATCGCTGTTGCTGAATGGATTGTTAGAAATCAGAAATCTGCTGTCTTGGCCTCTGGCTATGGATTTATCCGCTGGCGATGATCCGCAAACCGTACTGACCTTACCTGCAACGATTCAAGACGGGATTCCCCAGCCCCTTGATCACCTGCGCCACACAGCCCAGATCTTATTCAATCAGCATAGTTTACCTACCGATATGCTGCGCCCTGGTCAAGATGAACTGTTGTTTGAACTGGTCGAAGATCGTCCCTGGCAATTCCTAGCCGTGGTGGAGCATCAGATTATCAATGTCTTGCCCCAGTCTGCCGATTTAAGCAGCCATCGTTTGGAAGGCGATCGCCGCTGGACGGTCACCCAAATGGTACAAATGGGAACTCCGGCTCAACTGCGAGATGCGCTCCTAGCCCAAAGCGATCGCCATACCCTGGATGCCGGGACAGGCATACGTTCCCTGGGCCAGGCCTTAGGCGGCACCCTGGGCAGCGACCTGCGCGATCATCTGGCTGGCGACCAAGCTGCCCTTGATCGCCTGGCTCCCCATACGCTGCTGGTGGATCTGAGCAGTCCCCACTGGATTCGCCAAACGCCCCTGCGCACCGGCAACGGCACTGTCCTACAGTTTCTCCCCAACGGCGCACAGCTTGCCATCCCTAGCAATCCCCAAGACTATAGCGGTTCCGATCCCCACGATCCCCTCTGGCTACTGCTCACCCTGCCCTTCCTGGGTCGCCTCCAGGCCCAGCAGCGGGATTTTGCCCCAGTGGCGCAGTCCACGCTGCACATTGACCCCATTGTGCTGCTGTCCCAGGATCCTAGCCACCCCCTAGCCCGTCTTCTGGCTAGCCGAGGCGATCAGGAACCCATCGACGTGGCGATCGCCAGCCTCGATACCGCCGTGGGCCGCACCTGGCCGCGCCTCGATCCCCTCTCCCTAGAAGAAAGCTGGTTTCGCCTGCAGCATCCCCAGCGGGAACCGATCGTAGACGATCTGCAAAGTGTTATGGCCACCCGCCCCGAAGCTGCAGCTCGCCTCAGCCGCGCTACGGCCCTGCAGCAGGCCGTGAATGTTCTGCGTCAGACCTATCCGCCCCAGGTTAGCCCCGAACCACCCCCTAACGTACCTCCTAGTCTGCTGGTGATTCCCCAACTGGATACGTCTGGCTTACAGGTTCTATACGATTTTATCCCCAGCAGCAATTCCAGCATCGTGCAGGATAAGTCCGGACTCAGCCCTGCCCTAGATTTGACCATTCAAGACAGCGATCGCGTCACCTGGCTACAGGGCGGTGGTCTCCAACTCCAGGCCCATACCCTAATTCGCTCCGCTACTGTTCCCCAACGGCTGATCGATGCCTGCCGGGAAACAGACGAAATAACCATTGAAGTCTGGATTATCCTAGCACCTGATCAGCTTGTGCAGGCAGGACAAGGGCCGAAGCGAATCGTTACCTTATCGGTCAATCAAGGTGTTCGCTATTTTAGCCTTGGACAAGGCTTGACCACTGGACTGCCCGGCGCAGCCTATAATGTGCGCCTGCGCACGACAGGAACAGATAATAATGCTGTTCCGGGTCTCACTAGCCCGGATAAAACAGCGATCGCTGGTCTTTCTCAGATTGTTTACACCCGCGATCGCCAAGGACAAGCTCGACTGTATATCAATGGCGTGGAACAGGCCAGCGTTAACCTGCCGGGTGAACTCTTTCCCCAGCGGGCACCTGGTGATTCGGAGTTTCGCCTGGCCCTAGGGGATGAACTGAATGGAGGGCGAGCTTGGTTAGGTAGCTATCGTCGCCTGGCTCTATACAATCGCGCCCTTTCCAGACAAAACGTGCAGCATCGGTACCAGGTTGGGGTTGAGCGTCTGCGTGAATCCTCACAACAGCCCACCGCTTGGCACATCACGGGTTTACAGCTTCGCAGCAGCAAGCTATGGAGTCAAACCGATGCCAGCCATCGCTACGCTGCAGCCACCCAACTCCCAGCCCTGCTCAATCTGCAAGGACAAGCCAATCCCCTGCCGGTCAGCCTAGCGGTGAGTCCTTATCTTGGGTTAGAGTTTCGTCCTGCCCGTGGGGAGTATCATCCCCACCTGATGTCCACCGAACTGTTATGCCTCAGCCTTGATGCCCAGCAGCTTCGCCCCGTCGCCAACCACCTTTGGGACGTCTTACCCAATGAGGCAGAAACATTACCGACGCGCATCTTAACCTGGGCTCAGCAAACCCACCTGCGCCTATCTCCTAACTCAGCGATCGCCATCCTGCGCTATCGGGTGATCAACCGTCCCGACCAGGAAAATTTGGAGGCAGCGATCGCCCCTCTCACGGCCACCTACCGCTTCCAAGTCGTAACTGACCTAAGCTTACCTGAGCAGTTGACCCGGCGTGTGTTTCAGCTTCGCTCCGCCGTAAAGTATCTGCGATTTCGTCAAGGTCAATTTGGCGGTGTCGCCATGCCTGTCGAGGAGGTGAAACCCGTTGACCTAGCGCCACCCCAAGTTGTAGGCGTACAGCCCATTTATCTTACTGAACGTCCTGACTCCAGTGAACCTGGCACCTGGCCCTGGGGACTGAGTGCCCTACGGTTGAGCGTCCACTATACCCAAGACCAGGCAGGCATGGTGGGCAACCTGCAACCCCAAGCAACCCGCTGGTGGCAAGCACCCCACTACCAAACCCAGTTCCGTTCTGCCGTAGGTAGCGATCGCCCCGCCGCCGGACTGCCGCCCTATTTCCGTGCCCAAGCCATCCAGAGCCTATTGCCAAATGCCTCCCAAGCGATCGTACCGCCAATAGAGATCGTACCGCCAATAGAAAATAAAGATGCAAAGGATCAACCATGGCAGCCGGTACTGCCCGGATCCCTGCGCTATATCTTGACAGGCGATCGCGCTGGACTATTTTTAACCCTGCGCCACCATATTATTCGTCAAGAACCTCAGACAGATAGCGTTCTGCGTTCAGGGAGCATTCCCGTCCAGCATCGGATTCCCCGCCCCGTGCCGCTACCCGACAACCGCCATCCCGACACCGCATTGCAAACCTGGGCCCATTACTTCCAAATTAATCAGGGCGCAACGATTCGGACAACCCCTTCTGACAACGTCTTCTTTGCTGCATCTATCAACAAAGATAAGTTATTAATCCAGCCAGCCCAAGGACTGGAGATGATTCTAGAGTCTCCTTGGCAGGGACAGATTGGCGTGGAATGGGATGGCATGGTGCGCTTTAGCATCCACAATCTGGGTGACGTCGCGGCCGGCATCACAAACTGGACAATTAATATCCAACTGAACATTGGCGATCGCACCCTGAGATACACAGCCCTAGATATATCCTCCGGCACCTATGCGCCTGAATCCCCCACAGATGATCAAACCCCCAGCCTCCAAGACCTCCTCCGCGATCGAAAATCGGGCGATCGCTTGGTGCTAGAAGCACGCGTAACGCCCCCGGATACCCGTGGCACCGATGCTAGCGGAATGACTGGCTTCCATCAAGTGCTAAGCTTCCCGCTGCGCATCACCGATCCCGATCGCATTCCTCTGCCCCTAGAACCCTATTTTATCCAGTTCGAAGATCCCGAATATAACCGCCAACTAGCATCCTCTGCAGGTCATGCCACCCAGGAACTACTCATTTCTGCAGCCGGACAATCTGAGTCAATGAGTCACTCCGTTCAGCTATCCTGCGATCGCACCGAATATAATCCTGACAGTTCCCTAGCCATCCGCTATGACTGGGATGATGACGGGGACGGCAAGGCCACACTATCTATTAACTGGATTCGCAATGGCGTGCCTACGCCGCTTCAGCTAAAAACCATGTCTCTGACTGACCTAGCCGCTAAGGAGTTAATACAATTTTCCCTAGCTGAGTTAGTGTATCAAGAAGAGAGCGATCGCCCTGCTACCCTGCTGCCAGGCAATACGCTAGAATTTCAGCTCATCGTTCAAGATAAGGGAGCGATCGCCCTATTAGCTCCAAAACCCGTCGTCCTGACTGTGGAGATTGTCGCCCAGCCCGTCATACCCGCACCAGAAGCGGCCTATGCCCTCCTGCGCCAGCGTCATCCCAGCCAAGTGGAGTGCGTGCGCTTTGCCTGGGGGGCCATACCCAGCCGCATTGAACTCATCCGAGCGGATGACCTGCGTACCGAAATTGTCCGTCGCCGCGCTGTGTTTCAGTGGATAGATGCTACCCGTCCTGCTATTCCCGGTGCTGCATCCACCCAATATGCTGTTCAGAAAATCACCCAAACCGGTTCTACCCATCTGCCCTCTATGGGTTCCTGA